In the Bacillus amyloliquefaciens DSM 7 = ATCC 23350 genome, CCTTTTATTGATCAGGTGCTTGAATGGAAACAGATTGTCCAGGACCAGTACCGGATGAAGCTGACTGATTTCTTAGATCCCCGGGAACAGGTGATTGTAAAAGCCGTTATCGGTGATGCCTGCGGCCTTGCGTTTTTCGGAGGCTATGACAGGGCTGAACGCAAACGCGCGATTTTATACCCCGAATATATGGAACCTGAACAGGATGATTTTGAGCTCCGGGCTTTTGAAGTTCAATACGCTGAAAAATTCGTCAGCATCGACCACCGCTCTCTTCTCGGGTCATTAATGGGAATCGGCTTAAAGCGGCAGAAATACGGTGATCTGATTTTCTCAGAGGAAGCCGTGCAGCTTATCGTCTCAGGTGAAATCGCCGATTTTGTCGGCACCCAGCTGACCAAAGCGGGCAAAGCGCCGGTAAAGCTTGAGAAAATCGAGCTTTCCGCACTTCACATTCCCGCTTCAGATGTCGAAATAAGGGAAGACACGGTTTCTTCATTACGCCTTGACGCCGTCTGCGCTTTAATGAGCAGGCAATCCCGGCAGAAAGCGCAGGCGCTTGTGAAAAACGGGCTCGTTAAGGTGAATTGGAAAGCCGTTGAGGATCCTTCCTATCAGGTTGCTGAAGGGGACATGCTTTCGATTCGGGGCTTCGGACGATGCAGTTTGACAAAAGTTGACGGAAAAACGAAAAAAGACAAATGGAAAGTTACGTTTGAACGGCAAAAATAAGTCGTTTTTTCAGTTTTTTTCTCCATCTGTGCCGTATTTGTTTTATAATGTGAACTAGATAACCGTACTGAAATGTAAAAATGGAGGTGGCAATATGCCATTAACGCCGAATGATATCCATAACAAAACGTTTACAAAAGGTTTTCGCGGATATGATGAAGATGAAGTAAATGAATTTTTAATGCAGGTCAGAAAAGATTACGAAATTGCACTCCGTAAAAAAACGGAGCTTGAGGCGAAAGTGAACGAGCTGGACGAAAAAATCGGCCACTTTGCCAATATTGAAGAAACGCTGAATAAATCAATTCTCGTAGCCCAGGAAGCGGCAGAAGACGTAAAGCGCAACTCGCAGAAAGAAGCGAAGCTGATCGTCCGTGAAGCTGAAAAAAATGCCGACCGCATTATCAATGAGTCGCTTTCCAAATCAAGAAAAATCGCAATGGAAATTGAAGAGCTGAAGAAACAGTCTAAAGTGTTCAGAACGCGTTTCCAAATGCTGATTGAAGCGCAGCTCGACCTGCTGAAAAACGATGATTGGGATCATCTGTTAGAATACGAAGTCGACGCGGTATTTGAGGAAAAAGAATAATTTTCTGATTTTCTTGACATTCTCCGGCCCGTTCGAATATAATACGTTCATAAATTCAGATGAAAAGACGATTGAAAGGGACCGGCATGACTCAAAACAGGCTATAAAGCGAACCGGGGAAGGTGAAAGCCCGGGATGGCCGGAAGCATGCAGATCAGCCCTTTAGTTTCCTTTCTGAACCGCCAGTAGGAAAGGACGTTCCATCACGTTACGATGTTCGAGAGGAAAGGACGGCTGACCGTTTTTTCTAAAAGGGTGGTACCGCGAGATAAGCTTTCTCGTCCCTTATGGGATGAGAGGGCTTTTTTTATTTTCTGAAAAATGTTGTGGAGGAATGAAAATGGATTACAAAGATACGCTGTTAATGCCGAAAACAGATTTTCCGATGCGCGGAAATCTTCCGAACCGTGAGCCGGACATGCAAAAAGATTGGGAGGAGCAGGACATTTACCGTCTTGTTCAAGAACGGACGAAAGACCGCCCGAAATTCGTACTGCATGACGGACCTCCTTATGCAAACGGAGACATCCACATGGGCCATGCCCTGAACAAAATCCTGAAAGATTTTATCGTCCGCTATAAATCAATGAGCGGCTATAACGCACCGTATGTGCCTGGCTGGGATACACACGGCCTGCCGATTGAAACGGCGCTGACGAAAAACAAAAAAGTAAACCGGAAAGAAATGTCCGTAGCCGATTTCCGCAAGCTTTGCGAAGAATATGCATGGCAGCAGATCGAAAGACAGCGCGAACAATTTAAGCGTCTCGGCGTCAGAGGCGATTGGGAAAACCCATATGTGACCCTTCAGCCTGAATTTGAAGCGCAGCAGATCCGCGTTTTCGGCGAAATGGCGAAAAGAGGCTATATTTATAAAGGCCTGAAGCCTGTCAACTGGTCGCCTTCCAGTGAATCTGCCTTAGCAGAAGCGGAAATTGAATATCAGGACAAACGTTCCGCGTCTATTTATGTTGCATTTAAGGTGAAAGACGGCAAAGGTGTTCTGGAAAACGGTGAAAGCTTTATTATCTGGACGACGACGCCGTGGACGATCCCTGCCAACCTCGGAATTTCCGTTCATCCTGACCTTGAATACAATGTCATCAAGGTTGGAGACAAGCGTTACGTAGTGGCGGCTGAATTAATCGAAAGCGTCGCGCAGGCATGCGGATTTGAAAATCCGGAAGTTGTCGCATCATATAAAGGCAGAGAATTAGAATACATCACTGCAGAACATCCACTGTACGGCAGAGATTCACTCGTCATGCTTGGTGACCACGTCACAACCGATGCCGGAACAGGCTGTGTTCATACTGCTCCGGGCCACGGGGAAGATGACTTTATCGTCGGCCAAAAGTACGGCTTAGAAGTACTGTGCCCTGTTGATGAAAAAGGTAACATGACTGACGAAGCGCCGGGCTTTGAAGGAATGTTTTACGATAAAGCCAATAAACCGATCACGGAGAAGCTTGAAGAAAACGGCGCGCTCTTGAAGCTCGAGTTTATTACACACTCCTATCCGCATGACTGGAGAACAAAAAAACCGACCATCTTCAGAGCGACAGCGCAATGGTTTGCATCAATTAAAGATTTCAGATCCGATCTGCTTGATGCCATCCAACAAACGAAGTGGGTGCCGGAGTGGGGCGAACAGCGCCTTTACAACATGGTGCGCGACCGCGGTGACTGGTGTATTTCAAGACAGCGCGTCTGGGGCGTTCCGATCCCGGTATTTTATGCTGAAAACGGTGAGCCGGTCATCACTGACGAAACGATTGAACACGTTTCTGAGCTGTTCAAAAAACACGGCTCAAACGTCTGGTTTGAAAGAGAGGCAAAAGACCTCCTGCCGGAAGGGTTTACACATCCGGGAAGCCCGAACGGTATTTTCACGAAAGAACAAGACATTATGGATGTATGGTTTGATTCAGGATCTTCTCATCAGGCCGTTCTTGAAGAACGTGATGATCTCGTCCGCCCGGCTGATTTATACCTTGAAGGCTCTGACCAATACCGCGGCTGGTTTAACTCATCTCTTTCAACCGCTGTTGCAGTCACTGGCCAAGCACCGTATAAAGGCGTATTAAGCCACGGATTTACACTTGATGCAAACGGCCGTAAAATGAGTAAATCACTCGGCAATACGATTGACCCGACAAAAATCGCAAAACAGCTTGGAGCAGAAATTCTGCGTTTATGGGTATCTTCCGTAAACTATCAGGCCGACCACCCGGTTTCTGAAGACATTCTGAAGCAGGTCGCTGAAGTATACCGGAAAGTCCGCAACACGTTCCGCTTCCTTCACGGCAACCTGTTTGACTTCGATCCAAGTGTCAATGCCGTTGCTGTTAAAGATCTTCGCGAAGTGGATCAATATATGCTGATCAAGCTCAATAAGCTGATCGATAAGGTGAAAAAAGCGTACGATGAATACGAATTTGCGGTTGTTTATCACAGCATTCACAATTTCTGCACGATCGAGCTCAGCTCTTTCTATCTTGATTTCGCAAAAGATGTTGTGTACATCGAGCATGCGGATCATCCGGACCGCCGCAGCATGCAGACCGTCTTTTATGAAACGCTGCTGGCGTTAGTGAAGCTGACGGCGCCGATTCTCCCGCATACAGCGGATGAAATGTGGTCTCACTTATCATTTGTTGAAGAAGCGAGCGTACAGCTGACAGATATGCCGGAAACCATCTCTGTTCCGGACAGTCAAGCGACAGAAGAAAAATTCGACCGCTTCATGGAGCTTCGCAACGACGTGCTGAAGGCTTTGGAAACAGCCCGTAACGAGAAAATTATCGGAAGATCATTGGAAGCGAGCCTGACTTTGTATCCGAACAAAGAAAACCGCGACCTTTTGTCATCCATTAAAGAAAATATCGCGCAGCTGTTTATCGTCTCAGAACTGACAGTAAAAGACGAAAGTGAAGCGCCGGAAACAGCGCAAAGCTTCACGACAGGAAAAATGACCGTAGAAAAAGCGGAAGGCCAGATGTGTGAGCGGTCCCGCGTGATTTCTAAAGATGTCGGAGCCAATCCGAAGTATCCGACATTATCACTGCGAAATGCGGAAATCGTTGAAAAATATTATCAAAAATAATGAATGAGAAAGCGCCCGGTCAGCCGGGCGCTTTTTTACATGCCAGCAATGTCATCGATTAGAACGATAGGAAAAATCTTATGGGCTTCAAATGACGCAGCCGGGGCAACAATAAAGCTATAACATCAAGAGCAGGAGTTGTGATGAATGAATGAATGATCAACTGACCGCAATCCACACGGAGCTTCTCATGATGAAAGAAGAACTTCAATCAAGATTATTCGAATATTCTTGCTTTCACATGTCAGCATCTGTTGAACCTTCAATGAACGACCAAGAAGCAACTCTGATCTATCATATAAAAGAAGAACTTCAGGACGTTCTTCTTGCCCTGTCTAAGTTTGAAAACAATACGTACGGTTATTGTGAAAAAACAGGCGCCCCCATTCCGATTGACAAGCTTGCGGTTTTGCCGACGGCCAGAACCGCTGATGATTTTTATTATCCCGCTCAATTTGAAAAGAAAACCCTTCCATACTGGGTACCCGGAGATTATGCATATGATCAGGCGCTGTATGAGTGACAGCGTCTGTCTGCATGCGCTTATGATCTGCCTTTACTCCGCCATCTTTTACTGATAAAATTCATAAAGGATAAAAGTAACTGTATACTGGAGGAACGTGTGTGCTTTATTATCTTATCGCTCTTTTTATTATTATTGCCGACCAATTGACCAAATGGCTTGTCGTCAGCCATATGGAATTGGGACAAAGCATACCTGTCATCGATCAGGTGCTTTATATCACTTCTCATCGCAACACGGGAGCGGCATGGGGGATTTTAGCCGGGCAAATGTGGTTTTTCTACGTCATTACCATCGCCGTGATTATCGGAATCGTTTATTACATACAGCGTTATGCAAAAGGGCAGATGTTACTCGGGATTTCTCTCGGCTTAATGCTGGGAGGTGCGGCCGGAAACTTTATTGACCGGGCGGCGCGCCAGGAAGTGGTGGATTTTATTCATGTCATCATCGTGAATTATCAATATCCGATTTTTAATATCGCGGATTCATCACTGTGCGTCGGTGTGATACTTTTATTTATTCATATGCTGTTTGACAGCGGGAAAAAGAAGGAGCAATAACATGAATCAATTTGAGATAACCGTTCAGCCTGAACAAAAAAGCGAACGGATTGATAAATTTTTGGCTTCAACAGGAGAAAACTGGTCACGCACTCAAGTGCAGCAATGGGTAAAAGAGGGATTGGTATCCGTTAACGGCAAATCCGTCAAAGCCAATTATAAAATGCAGCCCGGCGATCAGGTAAACGTCACCATTCCTGAACCGGAAGAACTGGACGTGCTTGCAGAGCCGATGGACTTGGACATTTACTATGAGGACCAGGATGTCTTGGTTGTGAACAAACCGCGGGGGATGGTCGTACACCCGGCGCCCGGCCATGTGACAGGGACGCTTGTAAACGGGCTGATGGCTCACTGCAATGACCTTTCCGGTATTAACGGCGTAATGCGCCCGGGAATCGTCCACCGGATTGATAAGGATACTTCCGGCCTGTTAATGGTCGCCAAAAACGATATGGCGCATGAGTCACTCGTTAACCAGCTCGTCAATAAAACCGTGACCAGAAAGTACACAGCGGTTGTTCACGGAGTGATTTCACACGATGACGGAACGATTGACGCTCCGATCGGAAGGGATAAAAAAGACCGTCAAAGCATGACCGTAACAAGAGAAGGCAGCAAAAACGCCGTCACGCATTTCCACGTGCTTGAGCGTTTTCAAGATTTCACGCTCGTAGAGTGCCGTCTTGAGACTGGGAGAACGCATCAGATCCGCGTCCATATGAAATATATCGGATTTCCTTTGGCGGGCGATCCGAAGTACGGGCCGAGAAAAACGGTTGATTTCAACGGCCAGGCGCTGCATGCCGGAATATTAGGCTTTGATCATCCGCGGACGGGCGAATACATGGAGTTTGAAGCGCCCCTTCCTGAAGATATGAAAAAACTCATTGAACTTTTGAGAAATAGTCATTGACAGCGAGTTTCTTTTCTGAAATAATAAAAACAAGCTGAATAGATTCTTTAACACAGTCCAGAGAGGCTGAGAAGGATAACGGATAGGACAGAAGAGATACGTGTGTGTCTTCGTCCTGGAAAGGAACCCCTCTATGCTCTGGCAGGAGGGGTTTTTTCTTCTTATATACGAATGGAGAGGTGTCACGAGTGAATCAAAAAGCTGTTATTCTCGACGAACAGGCCATCAGACGGGCGCTGACAAGGATAGCCCATGAAATGATTGAACGGAATAAAGGAATGAATGACTGCATTCTTGTAGGGATTAAAACAAGAGGCATTTATTTAGCAAAGCGGCTGGCCGAACGGATTGAGCAGATTGAAGGGAATCCGGTCACCGTGGGAGAAATCGATATTACCCTTTACCGTGACGATCTGACGAAAAAAACGAGCAATGAAGAACCGCTTGTAAAAGGTGCGGACATTCCGGCCGATATTACAGATCAAAAGGTCATTGTGGTTGATGATGTGCTTTATACCGGCCGGACGGTGAGAGCGGCGATGGATGCACTCGTTGATGTCGGGCGGCCGTCATCGATACAGCTTGCCGTGCTTGTCGACAGAGGGCACCGGGAGCTGCCGATCAGAGCGGACTATATCGGGAAAAACATTCCGACCTCAAAAGCTGAAAAAGTGATGGTTCAGCTGAGCGAAGTTGATCAGACTGATATGGTCGCCATTTACGAAAATGAATAATCACCCTTTTTAAATGCATTCCAGAGAGTTTGCGAAGAGGATTTTAAAACACAAAGCCGGGCGGATCGACGCGGCCGGGTTTTGTATGCCTCTTTGCAATAAAAGCAAAGAGGTTTTTTTATACCATTTGAAAGTCAACCGGGAGGAAACACGCCATGAGTAAGAAAAAAGTAAACCTGGGAGTCAGGGACGTCCCCAATCCATTGTCTTGGCTGTCATTCAGCCTGCAGCATTTATTCGCCATGTTCGGCTCAACCATTCTCGTGCCGAAACTGGTCGGGATGAGCCCGGCAGTCGCGCTTGTCACAAGCGGAATCGGAACACTCGCTTACCTCTTGGTGACAAAAGGCCGGATTCCCGCTTATCTCGGCTCATCATTCGCTTTTATCTCACCGATTATCTTGGTGAAAGCGACGGGGGGACCGGGGGCTGCCATGGTCGGCGCTTTCCTGGCGGGAATTGTGTACGGGCTGATCGCGCTCCTTATCAGGCAGCTTGGAACGGGGTGGCTGATGAAGCTGCTGCCGCCGGTGGTCGTAGGGCCGGTCATCATCGTCATCGGACTCGGACTGGCAAGCACAGCCGTCAATATGGCAATGTATGCCGATCCGAATGCGAAAGAACTCGTCTACAGTCTGAGGCATTTCAGTGTAGCCGGTGTCACCTTGGCAATCACCATTATCTGCGCCATCTTTTTACGGGGATTTTTAAGCCTGATCCCGGTATTGATCGGCATTATAGGCGGCTATCTGTTTGCGCTGACACAGGGAATCGTCAATTTCCAGCCGGTCATTGATGCAAAATGGTTCGCCGTTCCTGAATTTATCATACCTTTCAAAGACTATACGCCGTCAGTGACATTGGGCATTGCGGCTGCGATGGTGCCGGTCGCTTTCGTGACGATGTCAGAGCATATCGGCCATCAAATGGTGCTGAGTAAAGTTGTCGGACAGGATTTCATTAAAAAGCCGGGGCTGCACCGCTCCATAATGGGGGACAGTGTTGCGACGATCATCGCTTCGTTAATCGGCGGCCCGCCGACGACAACGTACGGCGAAAACATCGGTGTACTGGCAATTACAAGGGTTTTCAGCGTCTTTGTCATCGGCGGCGCGGGTGTGATTGCGCTGTGCTTCGGATTTATCGGCAAAGTTTCAGCGCTGATCAGCTCTGTTCCGTCCGCAGTTATGGGCGGCGTTTCCTTCCTGCTCTTCGGAATCATCGCCTCCAGCGGCTTGAGAATGCTGATTGACAACAACATTGATTATGAAAACAAGAGAAATTTAATTATCACATCCGTCATCCTCGTGATCGGCGTCGGCGGTGCTTTCATTCAAGTATCAAAAGGCGGGTTTCAAATATCCGGCATGGCGCTTGCGGCAATCGTGGGAGTCATCCTGAACCTTATCCTGCCGCACACAAATGATGAAGACGCGGACGCAGCAGAACAACAAAATCATATGTAAACCTTTTAAAGAAAGTCCAGAGAGGCTTGGAAGGGTTATAACGGGAAGAAGCTGTACGCTGCTTCTCTCTTTAACCGCACCCCGAGTCTGTAGGCCGGGGTGTTTTTTTACGGCCTTCAATCGGAAACGGAGGAGAAAAAAACATGAATCATTTAACGGCGATGTCTGAACTGAGCACGGCTGAAATTACAGAATTGCTGCGTGAGGCAAAAGCGATAAAAGAGGGAACAGAGTGCCCCGATCTCTCGGGAAAATTCGTTGCGAATCTGTTTTTTGAACCAAGCACGAGAACGCGGTTCAGCTTTGAAGTGGCGGAAAAAAAGCTCGGTATGAACGTGCTCAATTTAGACGGCACGAGTACAAGCGTTCAAAAAGGCGAGTCTTTATACGACACGATCAAAACACTGGAAGCAATCGGAGCGGACGCCTGCGTCATCAGGCACAGCACGGATGAATATTACAAGGATCTGACTGGCAAAGTAAATATTCCGATCTTAAATGCGGGCGACGGCTGCGGACAGCATCCGACCCAATCATTGCTCGATCTAATGACGATTCAAGAGGAATTTGAGAATTTTCAGGGTCTGACCGTTTCCATTCATGGCGATATCAAACACAGCAGGGTGGCAAGGTCAAATGCCGAGGTGCTGACAAGGCTCGGCGCACGCGTGCTGTTTTCTGGTCCGCCGCAATGGCAGGATGAGAACAACTCCTTCGGCACCTGTGTTCAGACGGATGAAGCCATACAAGCTTCAGATGTCGTCATGCTGCTCCGCATTCAAAATGA is a window encoding:
- a CDS encoding RNA-binding protein gives rise to the protein MSDIYQHFRQDERPFIDQVLEWKQIVQDQYRMKLTDFLDPREQVIVKAVIGDACGLAFFGGYDRAERKRAILYPEYMEPEQDDFELRAFEVQYAEKFVSIDHRSLLGSLMGIGLKRQKYGDLIFSEEAVQLIVSGEIADFVGTQLTKAGKAPVKLEKIELSALHIPASDVEIREDTVSSLRLDAVCALMSRQSRQKAQALVKNGLVKVNWKAVEDPSYQVAEGDMLSIRGFGRCSLTKVDGKTKKDKWKVTFERQK
- the divIVA gene encoding septum site-determining protein DivIVA codes for the protein MPLTPNDIHNKTFTKGFRGYDEDEVNEFLMQVRKDYEIALRKKTELEAKVNELDEKIGHFANIEETLNKSILVAQEAAEDVKRNSQKEAKLIVREAEKNADRIINESLSKSRKIAMEIEELKKQSKVFRTRFQMLIEAQLDLLKNDDWDHLLEYEVDAVFEEKE
- the ileS gene encoding isoleucine--tRNA ligase: MDYKDTLLMPKTDFPMRGNLPNREPDMQKDWEEQDIYRLVQERTKDRPKFVLHDGPPYANGDIHMGHALNKILKDFIVRYKSMSGYNAPYVPGWDTHGLPIETALTKNKKVNRKEMSVADFRKLCEEYAWQQIERQREQFKRLGVRGDWENPYVTLQPEFEAQQIRVFGEMAKRGYIYKGLKPVNWSPSSESALAEAEIEYQDKRSASIYVAFKVKDGKGVLENGESFIIWTTTPWTIPANLGISVHPDLEYNVIKVGDKRYVVAAELIESVAQACGFENPEVVASYKGRELEYITAEHPLYGRDSLVMLGDHVTTDAGTGCVHTAPGHGEDDFIVGQKYGLEVLCPVDEKGNMTDEAPGFEGMFYDKANKPITEKLEENGALLKLEFITHSYPHDWRTKKPTIFRATAQWFASIKDFRSDLLDAIQQTKWVPEWGEQRLYNMVRDRGDWCISRQRVWGVPIPVFYAENGEPVITDETIEHVSELFKKHGSNVWFEREAKDLLPEGFTHPGSPNGIFTKEQDIMDVWFDSGSSHQAVLEERDDLVRPADLYLEGSDQYRGWFNSSLSTAVAVTGQAPYKGVLSHGFTLDANGRKMSKSLGNTIDPTKIAKQLGAEILRLWVSSVNYQADHPVSEDILKQVAEVYRKVRNTFRFLHGNLFDFDPSVNAVAVKDLREVDQYMLIKLNKLIDKVKKAYDEYEFAVVYHSIHNFCTIELSSFYLDFAKDVVYIEHADHPDRRSMQTVFYETLLALVKLTAPILPHTADEMWSHLSFVEEASVQLTDMPETISVPDSQATEEKFDRFMELRNDVLKALETARNEKIIGRSLEASLTLYPNKENRDLLSSIKENIAQLFIVSELTVKDESEAPETAQSFTTGKMTVEKAEGQMCERSRVISKDVGANPKYPTLSLRNAEIVEKYYQK
- a CDS encoding TraR/DksA family transcriptional regulator; amino-acid sequence: MNDQLTAIHTELLMMKEELQSRLFEYSCFHMSASVEPSMNDQEATLIYHIKEELQDVLLALSKFENNTYGYCEKTGAPIPIDKLAVLPTARTADDFYYPAQFEKKTLPYWVPGDYAYDQALYE
- the lspA gene encoding signal peptidase II; protein product: MLYYLIALFIIIADQLTKWLVVSHMELGQSIPVIDQVLYITSHRNTGAAWGILAGQMWFFYVITIAVIIGIVYYIQRYAKGQMLLGISLGLMLGGAAGNFIDRAARQEVVDFIHVIIVNYQYPIFNIADSSLCVGVILLFIHMLFDSGKKKEQ
- a CDS encoding RluA family pseudouridine synthase; amino-acid sequence: MNQFEITVQPEQKSERIDKFLASTGENWSRTQVQQWVKEGLVSVNGKSVKANYKMQPGDQVNVTIPEPEELDVLAEPMDLDIYYEDQDVLVVNKPRGMVVHPAPGHVTGTLVNGLMAHCNDLSGINGVMRPGIVHRIDKDTSGLLMVAKNDMAHESLVNQLVNKTVTRKYTAVVHGVISHDDGTIDAPIGRDKKDRQSMTVTREGSKNAVTHFHVLERFQDFTLVECRLETGRTHQIRVHMKYIGFPLAGDPKYGPRKTVDFNGQALHAGILGFDHPRTGEYMEFEAPLPEDMKKLIELLRNSH
- the pyrR gene encoding bifunctional pyrimidine operon transcriptional regulator/uracil phosphoribosyltransferase — translated: MNQKAVILDEQAIRRALTRIAHEMIERNKGMNDCILVGIKTRGIYLAKRLAERIEQIEGNPVTVGEIDITLYRDDLTKKTSNEEPLVKGADIPADITDQKVIVVDDVLYTGRTVRAAMDALVDVGRPSSIQLAVLVDRGHRELPIRADYIGKNIPTSKAEKVMVQLSEVDQTDMVAIYENE
- the pyrP gene encoding uracil permease PyrP, with the protein product MSKKKVNLGVRDVPNPLSWLSFSLQHLFAMFGSTILVPKLVGMSPAVALVTSGIGTLAYLLVTKGRIPAYLGSSFAFISPIILVKATGGPGAAMVGAFLAGIVYGLIALLIRQLGTGWLMKLLPPVVVGPVIIVIGLGLASTAVNMAMYADPNAKELVYSLRHFSVAGVTLAITIICAIFLRGFLSLIPVLIGIIGGYLFALTQGIVNFQPVIDAKWFAVPEFIIPFKDYTPSVTLGIAAAMVPVAFVTMSEHIGHQMVLSKVVGQDFIKKPGLHRSIMGDSVATIIASLIGGPPTTTYGENIGVLAITRVFSVFVIGGAGVIALCFGFIGKVSALISSVPSAVMGGVSFLLFGIIASSGLRMLIDNNIDYENKRNLIITSVILVIGVGGAFIQVSKGGFQISGMALAAIVGVILNLILPHTNDEDADAAEQQNHM
- a CDS encoding aspartate carbamoyltransferase catalytic subunit, with protein sequence MNHLTAMSELSTAEITELLREAKAIKEGTECPDLSGKFVANLFFEPSTRTRFSFEVAEKKLGMNVLNLDGTSTSVQKGESLYDTIKTLEAIGADACVIRHSTDEYYKDLTGKVNIPILNAGDGCGQHPTQSLLDLMTIQEEFENFQGLTVSIHGDIKHSRVARSNAEVLTRLGARVLFSGPPQWQDENNSFGTCVQTDEAIQASDVVMLLRIQNERHQTEADQKGYLEAYGLTAKRAESMKRHAIIMHPAPVNRGVEIDTIIVESGKSRIFKQMENGVYIRMAVLKRALQTNAKRGEAAYVLSH